A single Ignavibacteriales bacterium DNA region contains:
- a CDS encoding T9SS type A sorting domain-containing protein — translation MYSGDPVTNTGWINTTPIDQRLMINTGPFRLESGKPVEIIVAYSAARGSSSLNSVSLLKQENRYVQGLYDNNFSLPLVGIKITHESDVPSEYALMQNYPNPFNPSTKIRYSIPAPYKADGESGTQSISGRGSFVTIKVFDILGREVKTLVNEIQSPGNHEIVFNASELPSGIYFYQLKSDEVLLTKKMMLIR, via the coding sequence ATGTATTCCGGTGACCCGGTAACAAATACCGGTTGGATAAATACCACGCCGATAGACCAAAGACTAATGATTAACACTGGTCCATTCAGACTTGAATCCGGAAAACCCGTTGAAATCATCGTTGCATATTCCGCTGCCCGCGGGAGCAGCTCTCTTAACTCAGTATCTCTCCTGAAGCAGGAGAACAGATATGTTCAGGGTCTGTATGACAATAATTTTTCCCTTCCGCTTGTCGGAATTAAAATAACTCATGAATCTGATGTGCCTTCAGAATATGCGCTGATGCAAAACTATCCAAATCCGTTTAATCCTTCGACGAAAATCAGATATAGTATCCCGGCACCTTACAAAGCGGATGGAGAGAGTGGTACCCAGAGTATATCGGGGCGGGGGAGCTTTGTTACTATTAAAGTATTTGATATTCTCGGGCGCGAAGTGAAAACACTGGTTAATGAAATACAGTCGCCTGGCAACCATGAAATTGTTTTTAACGCTTCTGAATTGCCGAGCGGCATTTATTTTTATCAGTTAAAGTCAGATGAAGTGCTCCTGACGAAAAAAATGATGCTAATCAGATAA
- a CDS encoding AMP-binding protein → MTERTIPQMFEESVRRYPQNTLILEKTGGSYKSYTYKEIQSRVHSFAAGLKSLGLAKGDRSALIAEGRRDWVVSELGVLFTGAINVPISVKIDEAADLKFRLAHSGCKMVIISAGQRSKISAIKNDLPDLEKVILLDIASDLQPGEIFIEDVIALGDAYLKEHSTEFNSCWKSVRENDYANICYTSGTTADPKGIILTHRNYTANVEQSSTLLPIPEYYCSLLILPWDHAFAHTAGIYTLMKNGASMAAVEQGKSPLETLKNIPVNIRETRPTFLLSVPSLAKSLRKNIEKGIREKGEKVEKLYQKALELAIDYNGLGYNRGEGLKKLKYPLYKLYDKLIFSKIRANFGGRLEFFIGGGVLLDIELQRFFYAIGIPMFQGYGLTEAAPVISANVPACHKLGSSGKIVNDLEVKICDDKGNALPPGEKGEIVVKGENVMAGYWKNEKATAETIKDGWLYTGDLGYVDHEGFLYVLGRFKSLLIANDGEKYSPEGIEEAISEHSVYIDQMMLHNNQSPYTVALVVPNKENLKNWLTSQGLDFTSTEGQREALKKIEAEIARFKEGGEFGGQFPNRWLPAAIAVLGEGFTEQNHFLNSTLKMVRGKIASFYQNRIDYLYTAEGKDIYNHQNMTIISRL, encoded by the coding sequence ATGACAGAGCGCACTATACCTCAGATGTTCGAAGAGAGCGTCAGACGCTATCCTCAAAATACCCTCATCCTCGAAAAAACCGGCGGCTCATACAAAAGCTATACTTATAAGGAGATACAGTCCAGAGTCCATTCGTTTGCAGCAGGATTAAAGTCCCTGGGTCTGGCAAAAGGAGACCGTTCCGCCCTTATTGCCGAAGGGAGGCGGGACTGGGTGGTTTCCGAACTGGGCGTCCTTTTCACCGGCGCCATCAACGTTCCCATTTCAGTCAAAATTGACGAGGCTGCCGACCTGAAATTCCGCCTTGCCCACTCCGGCTGCAAGATGGTGATCATATCAGCCGGTCAGAGGTCAAAAATCTCAGCAATCAAAAATGATCTGCCTGATCTTGAAAAAGTTATCCTGTTGGATATCGCGTCGGATCTGCAGCCCGGCGAGATATTTATTGAAGATGTGATTGCTCTCGGAGATGCATATCTGAAGGAACATTCTACGGAATTCAATTCCTGCTGGAAATCAGTAAGGGAAAACGATTACGCAAATATCTGCTATACCTCCGGCACCACTGCCGACCCCAAAGGCATCATCCTCACGCACCGGAATTATACTGCCAATGTTGAGCAGTCAAGCACACTGCTTCCCATCCCTGAGTATTACTGCTCACTGCTGATTCTCCCCTGGGATCATGCCTTTGCACACACAGCCGGTATATATACACTCATGAAAAACGGCGCCTCGATGGCTGCGGTTGAGCAGGGCAAAAGTCCGCTTGAAACATTGAAAAACATCCCCGTGAACATCCGTGAAACCCGCCCGACCTTCCTGCTCAGCGTTCCCTCCCTTGCAAAAAGTCTGAGAAAAAATATTGAAAAAGGAATCAGGGAAAAAGGAGAAAAGGTTGAAAAACTTTATCAGAAAGCCCTTGAACTTGCAATTGATTACAACGGACTGGGATACAACCGCGGTGAGGGCCTGAAGAAGCTGAAATATCCACTATATAAACTGTATGACAAGCTCATCTTCAGCAAGATACGGGCTAACTTTGGCGGACGGCTTGAGTTTTTCATTGGCGGCGGCGTTCTGCTTGATATCGAACTGCAGCGTTTCTTTTATGCAATCGGCATCCCGATGTTTCAGGGATATGGTCTTACTGAAGCAGCACCGGTTATCTCTGCCAACGTTCCCGCGTGCCATAAACTTGGTTCTTCAGGCAAAATCGTAAATGATCTGGAAGTGAAAATCTGTGATGACAAAGGCAACGCACTCCCGCCCGGAGAGAAAGGGGAAATAGTTGTGAAGGGGGAAAACGTAATGGCAGGCTACTGGAAAAATGAAAAAGCTACCGCGGAGACAATCAAGGACGGATGGCTTTATACCGGAGATCTCGGATACGTTGACCATGAAGGTTTCCTCTATGTGCTTGGCAGATTTAAAAGTCTTCTGATCGCAAATGACGGGGAAAAATACAGTCCTGAAGGAATTGAAGAAGCCATCTCAGAACATTCAGTATATATAGATCAGATGATGCTCCACAACAATCAGTCCCCCTACACGGTTGCATTGGTTGTGCCGAATAAAGAGAATCTGAAAAACTGGCTCACCTCTCAGGGGCTTGACTTCACCTCCACGGAGGGACAGCGTGAAGCGCTGAAGAAAATTGAAGCCGAGATTGCGCGATTTAAGGAGGGAGGAGAATTCGGCGGACAATTCCCCAACCGCTGGCTGCCCGCCGCCATAGCGGTATTGGGTGAGGGGTTCACCGAGCAGAACCACTTCCTGAACAGCACACTCAAAATGGTGCGCGGAAAAATTGCATCATTCTATCAGAACCGTATTGATTATCTCTACACTGCCGAAGGAAAAGATATATATAATCATCAGAACATGACGATCATAAGCAGATTATAA